In Zingiber officinale cultivar Zhangliang chromosome 1A, Zo_v1.1, whole genome shotgun sequence, a genomic segment contains:
- the LOC121996587 gene encoding probable pectinesterase/pectinesterase inhibitor 21, with protein sequence MGKAVVLVISAVVLVACVATVGVVTVSSRNGDDSSQPQVAELSTSRKNIKEFCRPTDYQQTCETTLSSVAGDNTEPKDLVNLVFNVTINHIKQAFDHSSTLQEAAKDPRTSEALANCRELLDYAIDDLRNSVDHLDDFSMEKIDKFIDDLKVWISATITYQETCLDGFQDADTDAAASMRKALNSSAELTSNILAIVTNFGDVLDKFNFEGFNRKLLAVDGESFPSWVSGGKRRLLQLSPAELKPDFTVAQDGSGDVKTIGEALKLAPKNSTTNVVIYIKEGVYNELVQVNRSHTNIMMVGDGPTKTRITSNLNFIDGVSTFRTATVAVIGNGFIAKDLWIENSAGAAKHQAVALRVQSDRSVFYNVRLDGYQDTLYVHTYRQFYRECTITGTIDFIFGDSASIFQNCLILARKPLDNQQNIVTAQGRKDRRSAGAIILHNCTISADPEYFPFRNKLPTFLGRPWKEYSRTFVLQSQLDDLINPQGWLPWFGDFGLNTCFYTEIDNRGPGADKSQRVKWKGVKNVDLAHAQKFTVEKFIQGKTWLPQTGVPFIPGLLPPSGSPN encoded by the exons ATGGGGAAGGCCGTCGTTCTCGTAATATCTGCCGTCGTCCTCGTGGCCTGTGTTGCCACCGTCGGCGTCGTCACCGTTTCCAGCCGCAATGGCGACGATTCGTCTCAGCCGCAGGTGGCCGAGCTGTCCACCTCGCGGAAGAACATCAAGGAGTTCTGCCGGCCCACCGACTACCAGCAGACTTGTGAGACCACGTTGTCGTCTGTCGCCGGCGACAACACCGAGCCCAAGGACCTCGTCAATCTGGTGTTTAATGTCACCATTAACCACATCAAGCAGGCCTTCGACCACTCCTCCACGCTTCAGGAGGCTGCCAAGGACCCGCGCACCTCCGAGGCCCTCGCGAACTGCCGGGAACTGCTGGACTACGCTATCGACGACCTCCGTAACTCGGTCGACCATCTCGACGACTTCTCCATGGAGAAGATCGACAAGTTCATCGACGACCTCAAGGTGTGGATCAGTGCCACCATCACGTACCAGGAGACGTGCCTCGACGGGTTCCAGGACGCCGACACTGATGCCGCGGCATCCATGCGCAAGGCGCTTAACAGCTCCGCCGAGCTCACCAGCAACATTCTCGCCATCGTCACCAACTTCGGAGATGTACTAGACAAGTTCAACTTCGAGGGTTTCAATCGCAAGCTCCTTGCAGTCGATGGCGAGTCGTTCCCTTCTTGGGTCTCTGGCGGCAAGCGAAGGCTTCTTCAGTTGAGCCCGGCGGAGCTGAAGCCCGATTTTACAGTGGCCCAAGATGGCTCCGGCGACGTCAAGACCATCGGCGAGGCCTTGAAACTCGCTCCCAAGAACAGCACGACGAACGTGGTTATCTACATCAAGGAAGGAGTGTACAATGAGCTGGTCCAGGTCAACCGGAGCCATACCAACATAATGATGGTCGGCGATGGGCCTACCAAGACCAGGATCACCAGCAATCTCAACTTCATCGATGGCGTCAGCACCTTCAGAACTGCCACCGTTG CTGTGATTGGAAATGGATTCATCGCCAAGGACCTATGGATCGAGAACTCAGCAGGGGCAGCAAAGCACCAGGCCGTGGCTCTGCGAGTGCAGTCCGACAGGTCAGTGTTCTACAACGTGAGGCTCGACGGATACCAGGACACCTTGTACGTCCACACCTATCGTCAGTTCTACCGCGAATGCACCATCACCGGCACCATCGATTTCATCTTCGGCGATTCCGCCTCCATCTTCCAGAACTGCCTCATCTTGGCCCGGAAGCCTCTGGACAACCAGCAGAACATCGTGACAGCTCAGGGGCGCAAGGACCGACGATCCGCCGGCGCAATCATCCTCCACAATTGCACCATCAGCGCTGACCCAGAATACTTCCCCTTCCGCAACAAGCTTCCCACCTTTTTGGGACGGCCATGGAAGGAGTACTCCAGGACCTTCGTGTTGCAGTCGCAGCTGGACGACCTGATCAACCCCCAGGGCTGGCTACCGTGGTTCGGTGACTTCGGCCTCAACACTTGCTTCTATACCGAGATCGACAACCGTGGCCCCGGCGCCGACAAGAGCCAGAGAGTCAAATGGAAAGGAGTGAAGAACGTCGATCTCGCCCACGCCCAAAAGTTCACCGTGGAGAAATTTATCCAGGGCAAGACCTGGCTTCCTCAGACGGGCGTACCGTTCATTCCCGGCCTCCTCCCTCCCTCAGGATCCCCCAATTAG